In Spirosoma pollinicola, the genomic window AGGCTTCGGATATACGGCACGAATACCGAAGTACCTTCCAGGTGATCGACCGGAAAGTCGAAAAAACCCTGAATCTGTCCGGCGTGAAGGTCAATGGTCATTAACCGATCGGCACCCGAAGCCGCCAGCATATTGGCAACCAGTTTGGCCGCAATGGATACCCGTGGTTTATCTTTACGATCCTGCCGGGCGTAGCCGAAATACGGAATTACTACGGTTACATAGTGAGCCGAAGCCCGACGGGCCGCATCGACCATGAGTAACAACTCCAGCAGATTGTCGCCGGGAGGAGGTGTCGACTGAATCAGAAAGACATCACAACCACGAACCGATTCCTCAAAACTGGGCGACATCTCACCGTCGCTAAACCGGCGGCAGGTATAACCACCTAGGTCTTTACCGTAATAGTGGGCAATTTTTTCTGCCAGATAAGTTGATTGACTACCAGAAAAAATCTTGACGGGGTTAAACGAAGCCATGAGTGCCGGACAAATTTCCCGCAAAGGTACGAAAAAAAAGGCCCTCTTGCTGGAATGCTCTCAACTTTCTTTAATCAATAAAGTCGTTAGCTTCCTATTTGACAGGAAATGAACCCTGAGTTGGCTATTTCATACGATAACTACAGAAAACAATTCGCCTTCCAACGGCTTAGCTACGTATGGATACGCTTTTACCGATGCCCCCAATTGGTTCTACGTCAACGTTGGCAGTAGATTTGGAATCAGACCAACTGAATAGCTTACTGGAAAAGATTGCTGATGCTGCCTCTCTAACAGATACGGATAAAACATTTCCCGAAGATGCCTTTGGCTGGATGGCTGATGCTGGTTTGCTGAACGTTACCCTTCCGGGCCATCAACTTGATAATCAACTTCCTAAGACAGACCTTTTACTACACCTGCTGAAACGGGTTGGCGCTGCAAATCTGGCTGTTGGGCGAGTCTATGAGGGACATATCAATGCTGTGAATCTGATTCATTTATACGCTACTCCGACGCAGAAAGAAGCCTGGCATGCCGATGTAGGTGAGCATAAACGATTGTTTAGTGTTTGGAACACACAGGCAGGCGACGGGGTGAAAATTCACGCAATTGGGCATGGCCGCTATCGGCTGGAAGGAGCGAAAACGTTCTGTTCAGGAGCCGGGTATATTCATCGGCCACTGGTAACCGGCCAATTGCTTGGCGCTCAGAAACAAGGGTGGCAAATGTGTATCATCCCAACCGAACGGGTGAAGCCGATACCGCAGGACGATAGTTTCTGGCAACCGCTGGGCATGCGGGCTTCCGTGAGTTATAAGCTTGATTTTACGGGTGTTGAACTGGACGAAAACGATCTGTTAGGACAACCTGATGACTACTATCGGCAGCCGTATTTTAGCGGGGGAGCTATCCGTTTTGCCGCCGTTCAATTGGGTGGGGCAGAAGCTCTTTATGAGGCAACACGGGCATTTCTGGCCTCGATGGGTCGTACAGACGATTCGTTTCAGCGTACCAGATTGGCCGAAATGGCCTGGCTTATTGAATCGGGAAATCAGTGGCTCAATGCCGCTGGTTCGAGAACGGATGCCTGGCAGGCGAGTGGAGACGAAGCGGATAAGATCGTTGCGTATGCCAACATGACCCGAACGGCCATCGAAGAAATCTGTCTGCGGGTCATGCCCCTTGCCGAACGTTCTGTAGGAGCGCGGGGTCTTATGCGCCCGCTGCCTTTTGAGCGTATCCACCGCGATTTAACCTTTTACTTACGACAACCCGCTCCCGATGCCACCATTCTGGATATTGGACGGTATGTGCTCGATACTAAACAGCCTGCAAATGACCTCTGGCGTTGATAAAGCTCACTATTTAGACGACATGGCGCGTGTGGCCGAATTAGCCCAGATCGGCAACGCGCTGGTGATTGCCCCGCACCCTGACGATGAATCGCTGGGATGTGGCGGCACGATTGCGTTGCTACGACAAAGAGGCTATTCCATCCATGTGCTGTTTGTGAGTGACGGCACCATGTCGCATCCAAACTCACCGGCCTACCCGGCTGAACGGTTGCGGAAAGTACGGGAAGCCGAAGCATTAGACGCACTAAAGTGCCTGGGCGTACCCGCCGAAAATGCCATATTTATGCGGCAAAAAGATACGCAGGTGGCCACACCAGAGCAGGCTGATTTTGCTAAATTGGTCGATTTTATCCATGACCTGTTGCTAACCCTTTCGCCCACATCGGTACTTGTACCCTGGCGACGCGATCCACACCGGGACCATCGGGCGTGCTGGCAACTG contains:
- a CDS encoding ribose-phosphate pyrophosphokinase, whose translation is MASFNPVKIFSGSQSTYLAEKIAHYYGKDLGGYTCRRFSDGEMSPSFEESVRGCDVFLIQSTPPPGDNLLELLLMVDAARRASAHYVTVVIPYFGYARQDRKDKPRVSIAAKLVANMLAASGADRLMTIDLHAGQIQGFFDFPVDHLEGTSVFVPYIRSLNLENLVVASPDVGGANRARTFAKHFNADIVLCDKHRKRANEIASMQVIGDVEGTNVVLVDDLIDTGGTMAKAAQIIMDKGALSVRAVCTHPIMSGKAHENIANSVLEELVVADTLPMQQLNDKIRVLSVAELFAKAIGRIRDHESISSLFIKH
- a CDS encoding PIG-L deacetylase family protein, with the protein product MTSGVDKAHYLDDMARVAELAQIGNALVIAPHPDDESLGCGGTIALLRQRGYSIHVLFVSDGTMSHPNSPAYPAERLRKVREAEALDALKCLGVPAENAIFMRQKDTQVATPEQADFAKLVDFIHDLLLTLSPTSVLVPWRRDPHRDHRACWQLVNAALSKLSVKPRLLEYLIWLWELGKEQDMPKQDEMLVWSVPIESVMKQRDQAIAAHRSQVSRMIDDDPSAFYLSPELLTHFDTPRELFLEELVNEHNHA
- a CDS encoding acyl-CoA dehydrogenase family protein; amino-acid sequence: MDTLLPMPPIGSTSTLAVDLESDQLNSLLEKIADAASLTDTDKTFPEDAFGWMADAGLLNVTLPGHQLDNQLPKTDLLLHLLKRVGAANLAVGRVYEGHINAVNLIHLYATPTQKEAWHADVGEHKRLFSVWNTQAGDGVKIHAIGHGRYRLEGAKTFCSGAGYIHRPLVTGQLLGAQKQGWQMCIIPTERVKPIPQDDSFWQPLGMRASVSYKLDFTGVELDENDLLGQPDDYYRQPYFSGGAIRFAAVQLGGAEALYEATRAFLASMGRTDDSFQRTRLAEMAWLIESGNQWLNAAGSRTDAWQASGDEADKIVAYANMTRTAIEEICLRVMPLAERSVGARGLMRPLPFERIHRDLTFYLRQPAPDATILDIGRYVLDTKQPANDLWR